The proteins below are encoded in one region of Bacteroidota bacterium:
- a CDS encoding OsmC family protein, which produces MVRNANAVWNGSGKEGSGTVSTQSGAIDNMQYSYNSRFAEGTGTNPEELVAAAHAGCFSMKLSFVLGAAGFTPDAINTRCEITLDNGAVTKSHLIVNATVPGIDKEKFEACVAEAKANCPISKLFTAEITSESTLN; this is translated from the coding sequence ATGGTTAGAAATGCAAATGCTGTTTGGAATGGCAGCGGTAAAGAAGGAAGTGGAACCGTTAGCACACAAAGTGGAGCAATAGACAATATGCAATACAGTTACAATTCGCGATTTGCCGAAGGTACAGGCACCAATCCCGAAGAGTTAGTAGCTGCGGCTCATGCAGGATGTTTTAGCATGAAATTGAGTTTTGTGCTAGGTGCGGCAGGCTTTACGCCTGACGCAATCAATACACGTTGCGAAATAACACTTGACAATGGTGCTGTAACAAAAAGTCATTTGATAGTAAATGCTACCGTGCCGGGTATTGACAAAGAAAAGTTTGAAGCCTGTGTAGCAGAAGCTAAAGCCAATTGCCCCATATCGAAATTATTTACCGCAGAAATTACAAGTGAATCTACGCTTAATTAA
- the clpX gene encoding ATP-dependent Clp protease ATP-binding subunit ClpX encodes MKNKNTADDKCSFCGRDKGPNTILIAGQTGNICSECVGHAANLLKEETLSKSHKSFAQNLLLKPTDIKQHLDQFVIGQNQAKKVLSVAVYNHYKRINYKSKSKTEVDIDKSNIIVVGETGTGKTLLARTIAKILNVPFCIADATVITEAGYVGEDVESVLSRLLQAADFDVAAAERGIVYIDEIDKIARKGDNPSITRDVSGEGVQQGLLKLLEGSIINVPPYGGRKHPEQKMIAVNSENILFICGGAFVGIDKIIQRRLNTHSLGFNKQKDTESIDKENLYKYLAPTDLKTFGLIPELIGRLPVITALEPLDRAALRAILTEPKNALIKQYQQLFDMEKIKLDFDEAALDLIVDKAIEFKLGARGLRSICEAVMLDAMYELPSEKNKNIQLLTINDDYVASKLQQANLNKMRVA; translated from the coding sequence ATGAAAAATAAAAATACAGCAGACGACAAGTGCAGTTTTTGTGGACGCGATAAGGGGCCTAACACGATATTAATTGCAGGTCAAACAGGTAACATATGTTCGGAGTGTGTGGGGCATGCAGCCAATTTATTAAAAGAAGAAACTTTATCAAAAAGCCATAAATCATTTGCACAAAATCTTCTACTGAAACCTACCGATATTAAACAGCACCTCGATCAATTTGTTATTGGACAAAATCAGGCAAAGAAAGTATTGTCGGTAGCGGTTTATAATCATTACAAACGCATAAATTACAAATCGAAATCTAAAACCGAAGTTGACATTGATAAATCAAATATCATTGTTGTTGGCGAAACGGGAACAGGCAAAACCTTGCTGGCGCGTACCATTGCAAAAATATTAAATGTACCATTTTGTATAGCTGATGCCACGGTAATTACCGAAGCTGGATATGTGGGCGAAGATGTAGAGAGTGTGCTCTCGCGCTTGTTACAAGCTGCTGATTTTGATGTGGCTGCCGCTGAGCGCGGCATTGTATATATTGACGAAATTGATAAAATTGCCCGTAAGGGTGATAACCCTTCTATTACACGTGATGTAAGTGGCGAAGGGGTGCAACAAGGTCTATTGAAATTGCTTGAAGGGTCTATTATCAATGTGCCTCCATATGGTGGTCGCAAGCATCCCGAACAAAAGATGATTGCTGTGAATTCTGAAAACATCCTTTTTATATGTGGTGGTGCTTTTGTTGGTATTGATAAAATAATTCAACGCAGGTTAAACACACATTCACTTGGGTTTAATAAGCAAAAGGATACCGAAAGTATAGATAAAGAAAACCTATATAAATACCTGGCACCAACCGACTTAAAAACTTTTGGACTGATACCTGAACTTATCGGCCGGCTTCCGGTAATTACTGCGCTCGAACCTCTTGACAGGGCAGCACTGCGGGCCATCTTAACCGAACCAAAAAATGCGTTGATTAAACAGTATCAGCAACTTTTCGACATGGAAAAAATCAAACTTGATTTTGATGAGGCAGCCCTCGACTTAATAGTTGATAAGGCTATCGAATTTAAATTAGGAGCACGTGGGTTACGTTCTATTTGCGAAGCAGTAATGTTAGATGCTATGTATGAGTTGCCAAGCGAAAAAAATAAAAACATTCAATTGCTAACCATCAATGATGATTATGTTGCAAGCAAACTGCAACAAGCTAATCTAAATAAAATGCGTGTGGCCTAA
- the nadB gene encoding L-aspartate oxidase yields the protein MAGKRRQVDFLVIGSGIAGLTYSLKVADKGKVLIITKANEDESNTKYAQGGIAAVTVASDSFEKHITDTLIAGDGECDEHIVRIVVTEGSERVQELIQWGTEFDKKHDGTYDLAMEGGHSEHRILHHKDITGYEIEQTLLERVHAHPNIELVTHYFAIDVITQHHLGVDVKRGTPGIECYGVYALNLNTNEIDTILARVTLMATGGAGHVYKTTTNPKIATGDGVAMVYRAKGTVAGMEYIQFHPTALYNAGDNPCFLISEAVRGFGGILKNEEGNEFMHLYDERKSLAPRDIVARAIDNEMKKRGEPNMFLDCRHTDIEKFKEHFPNIYNKCLSIGIDCAKDMIPVVPACHYMCGGIKVDEHGLSNITSLYAVGECASTGLHGANRLASNSLLEAVVFSHRAAMHSLSFFNTMQFKNEVPDWNAEGTTQPNEMVLITENMHELQNVMSNYVGIVRSNQRLKRAMDRLRIIYGETEALYGRTVVSQRLCELRNLINVAYIVVKSAMINNENKGLHYNIDNIRS from the coding sequence ATGGCTGGAAAAAGAAGACAAGTTGATTTTTTGGTTATAGGCAGTGGAATTGCTGGCCTCACCTATTCGCTCAAAGTGGCGGACAAGGGGAAGGTGCTAATCATAACCAAAGCCAACGAAGACGAATCGAATACCAAATATGCGCAGGGAGGCATTGCTGCTGTTACGGTTGCTTCCGATAGTTTCGAAAAACATATAACAGACACCCTGATAGCTGGCGATGGTGAATGTGATGAGCACATTGTACGCATAGTTGTTACCGAAGGCAGCGAACGTGTACAGGAACTGATACAATGGGGAACAGAGTTTGACAAGAAGCACGATGGCACCTACGACCTTGCCATGGAAGGTGGGCATAGTGAGCATCGCATACTACATCACAAAGATATTACCGGTTACGAAATTGAACAGACCTTACTCGAGCGTGTGCATGCCCATCCAAACATTGAATTGGTAACACACTACTTTGCCATTGATGTAATTACACAACATCACCTGGGTGTTGACGTAAAACGCGGCACACCGGGAATAGAATGTTATGGTGTGTATGCATTAAATCTTAACACCAATGAAATTGATACCATACTTGCACGCGTAACCTTGATGGCCACGGGAGGCGCAGGGCATGTATATAAAACCACAACCAATCCAAAAATTGCTACCGGAGATGGAGTTGCCATGGTATACCGTGCCAAAGGCACGGTGGCAGGAATGGAATATATACAGTTTCACCCAACAGCATTGTATAATGCGGGCGATAATCCATGTTTCCTCATTAGCGAAGCAGTGCGTGGCTTTGGTGGGATATTAAAAAACGAAGAAGGCAACGAGTTTATGCATTTGTATGATGAGCGCAAATCTCTGGCCCCACGCGATATAGTAGCACGTGCCATTGATAATGAAATGAAAAAACGCGGTGAGCCAAATATGTTTCTCGATTGCAGGCATACTGACATCGAAAAATTTAAAGAACACTTTCCCAATATTTATAACAAATGTCTGAGCATAGGAATAGATTGTGCTAAAGATATGATACCTGTGGTACCTGCCTGTCACTATATGTGTGGAGGTATAAAGGTTGATGAGCATGGGTTAAGCAACATAACTTCGTTGTATGCAGTAGGCGAATGTGCAAGCACCGGTTTGCATGGTGCCAACCGACTTGCATCTAATTCCTTGCTCGAAGCAGTAGTTTTTTCGCATCGCGCAGCTATGCATTCGCTATCTTTTTTTAATACCATGCAATTTAAAAACGAAGTCCCCGATTGGAATGCCGAAGGAACTACGCAACCCAACGAAATGGTTTTGATTACCGAAAACATGCACGAGCTTCAAAATGTGATGAGCAATTATGTGGGCATAGTAAGGAGCAATCAGCGGCTAAAGCGAGCCATGGACCGCTTACGCATTATATATGGAGAGACCGAGGCCTTGTATGGCCGCACGGTGGTATCACAAAGATTATGTGAACTGCGTAATCTGATTAATGTAGCTTATATCGTTGTAAAGTCTGCAATGATAAATAATGAAAACAAAGGCTTACACTATAACATAGATAATATACGTTCCTGA
- a CDS encoding YbjQ family protein, translating to MDRKLITTSTHLEGYKINKHLGVVRGITVRSRSIFGNIAGGLQSLIGGQISIYTELCEKTREEAFGMMIQHAESVGANAIINMRYDANEVMNGITEVLCYGTAVVVE from the coding sequence ATGGATCGTAAATTAATTACCACCTCTACACATTTAGAAGGCTATAAGATTAATAAGCATTTAGGAGTAGTGCGCGGCATTACCGTGCGCTCGCGCAGCATATTTGGAAACATTGCAGGAGGTCTTCAATCATTGATAGGCGGGCAAATTTCTATTTACACCGAACTTTGCGAAAAAACTCGCGAAGAAGCTTTTGGTATGATGATTCAACATGCTGAGTCGGTTGGTGCAAACGCAATAATCAATATGCGCTACGATGCCAACGAAGTAATGAACGGTATAACCGAAGTGCTTTGTTATGGAACTGCCGTTGTAGTAGAATAA
- a CDS encoding deoxynucleoside kinase: MHIAVAGNIGSGKTTLTSMLAKNMKWEPHYEAVDNNPYLTDFYEDMQRWSFNLQVFFLNSRFRQVINFSKSNKTVIQDRTIYEDAYIFAPNLHAMGLMTTRDYNNYLELFSLMSSFIKPPDLMIYLRGSVPALVNQIQKRGRSYENNIRIDYLKRLNERYEAWISQYDLGKLMVIDIDEINFADNPEDMGAIIDKINAELNGLFKTVK, translated from the coding sequence ATGCATATTGCAGTAGCAGGCAACATTGGTAGTGGCAAAACCACCTTAACTAGTATGTTGGCTAAGAATATGAAGTGGGAGCCACACTATGAGGCTGTTGACAACAATCCTTACCTCACCGACTTTTACGAAGACATGCAACGCTGGTCGTTCAACCTTCAGGTATTCTTTCTTAACAGCCGTTTCCGACAAGTGATCAACTTTAGTAAAAGTAACAAAACGGTTATACAAGATCGCACCATTTACGAAGATGCTTACATATTTGCGCCTAACCTGCATGCCATGGGACTGATGACTACGCGCGACTATAACAACTACCTTGAATTGTTTAGTCTGATGAGCAGTTTTATTAAGCCTCCCGATTTAATGATTTACTTGCGAGGATCGGTTCCTGCTTTGGTTAATCAAATTCAAAAGCGTGGCCGTTCGTATGAAAATAATATACGCATCGATTATCTTAAGCGACTTAACGAACGTTACGAAGCATGGATTTCGCAATACGATTTAGGAAAGTTAATGGTAATAGACATAGATGAAATAAACTTTGCAGATAATCCCGAAGACATGGGAGCAATAATTGATAAGATAAATGCAGAGTTAAACGGATTATTTAAAACAGTAAAATAA
- a CDS encoding DUF4296 domain-containing protein — protein sequence MQKKLRPLFLLCAFFLCACGNNQVEKENVIPPDILKQEQMVALLKDLQMAEAAISLRNQDTTNARSLAPGVYKFVFEKHKITPAQFENNMSFYTSHPVLMHKVYQEVSDELGK from the coding sequence ATGCAAAAGAAATTGCGTCCACTCTTCTTGCTTTGTGCTTTTTTTCTTTGCGCTTGTGGCAACAATCAGGTTGAAAAAGAAAACGTTATTCCTCCCGACATACTAAAACAAGAGCAGATGGTAGCTCTTTTAAAAGATTTGCAAATGGCAGAAGCGGCCATTTCGCTTCGCAATCAGGATACAACCAATGCTCGCAGCCTTGCCCCGGGAGTTTATAAATTCGTGTTTGAAAAACACAAAATTACCCCTGCCCAATTTGAAAATAATATGAGCTTTTACACTTCGCATCCAGTACTCATGCATAAGGTGTATCAGGAGGTAAGTGATGAGTTGGGAAAATAA
- the kynU gene encoding kynureninase: MFSYHNTMEFAQQMDAQDNLKDFRKRFIIPQHNGSTVVYFCGNSLGLQPGTTRAYINQELDDWAALGVEGHFRAKYAWFPYHNFLRESTSRLVGALPSEVVIMNQLTVNLHLMLVSFYVPTAERYKIIIEANAFPSDRYAVQSHAFLHGFEKDDAIIELTPRSGEYILRAEDILKAIAENEESLALVILGGVNYYSGQLFNMKEITLAAHKAGAYCGFDLAHAAGNVMLDLHKWNVDFAVWCSYKYLNSSPGGVAGCFVHQHHGSNFNLPRLAGWWGNNPDTRFEMPHDFIPTEGADGWQLSNAPIMAMACLRASMDIYEEATMLRLTAKSKLLTGYLEFIIDDVIQKLNLSNKVSIITPRDENERGSQLSLIIKKNGKKVYQYLADNGVIVDWREPEVLRMAPVPLYNSFEDVYRLWCAF; the protein is encoded by the coding sequence ATGTTTAGCTATCATAATACAATGGAATTTGCGCAACAGATGGATGCGCAGGATAATTTAAAGGACTTTCGAAAACGGTTTATTATTCCACAACATAATGGAAGTACGGTAGTATATTTTTGTGGCAACTCGTTAGGATTGCAACCAGGCACAACCCGTGCATATATCAACCAGGAGTTAGACGACTGGGCTGCATTGGGCGTAGAAGGTCATTTTAGAGCAAAGTATGCATGGTTTCCATATCATAATTTTTTGCGCGAGAGCACTTCGCGATTGGTAGGTGCACTGCCGTCAGAAGTCGTGATAATGAATCAGCTTACGGTCAATTTGCATTTAATGCTTGTATCGTTTTATGTACCAACTGCTGAGCGGTACAAAATAATTATTGAAGCAAATGCATTTCCCTCTGATCGTTATGCAGTGCAGTCGCACGCGTTTTTGCATGGCTTCGAAAAAGATGACGCTATTATAGAACTTACTCCGCGCTCTGGAGAATATATATTACGTGCCGAAGATATTTTGAAAGCCATAGCCGAAAACGAGGAATCGCTTGCGTTGGTCATACTGGGAGGCGTAAATTATTATAGTGGACAATTATTTAATATGAAAGAAATTACCCTTGCGGCACACAAAGCAGGGGCATACTGTGGTTTCGATTTGGCACATGCTGCGGGCAATGTTATGCTCGACTTGCATAAGTGGAATGTAGACTTTGCGGTGTGGTGCAGTTATAAATATTTGAACAGCAGTCCAGGTGGAGTTGCGGGATGCTTTGTACATCAGCATCATGGTAGCAATTTCAACTTGCCACGATTGGCAGGGTGGTGGGGCAATAATCCTGATACGCGTTTCGAAATGCCTCATGATTTTATTCCTACTGAGGGTGCTGATGGATGGCAGTTGAGCAACGCTCCCATTATGGCCATGGCTTGCTTGCGTGCAAGTATGGATATCTATGAAGAAGCAACGATGCTGCGCCTCACGGCAAAAAGTAAATTACTTACCGGTTATCTTGAGTTTATTATTGATGATGTAATTCAAAAATTAAACCTCTCAAACAAGGTTTCCATCATTACACCCCGCGATGAGAATGAACGTGGTAGCCAGCTTTCGCTCATTATTAAAAAGAACGGTAAAAAGGTTTATCAATATCTGGCTGATAATGGTGTAATAGTTGACTGGCGCGAACCCGAAGTATTGCGCATGGCACCCGTGCCTTTGTACAACTCTTTTGAAGATGTTTATCGCCTTTGGTGTGCTTTTTGA
- a CDS encoding dihydroorotase translates to MIKKIIRNAQIVNEGRSFYGDVLVQNGIIEKIDSSISLPEAATEIDAENLVLIPGCIDDQVHFREPGLTHKANLYTESRAAAAGGITSFMEMPNTQPPVFTQQLLQQKYDLASTSSLVNYSFFMGTSNDNLEELLKTDKKNVCGIKIFMGSSTGNLLVDNEDVLENIFSKVDMLIATHCEDEHTIRSCTEELKQKYGDAADARIHPLVRNHQACYLSSSRTINLAKKHNTRLHILHISTKEETSLFDNTIPLSQKRITAEACIHHLWFSDKDYATKKNFIKWNPSIKTEEDRTAIWQALLDNHIDVLATDHAPHTIDEKNMPYWNAPSGGPLVQHALPAMLHCMQQGKLTLGQVVEKFCHAPAQCFQIEKRGFLREGYFADMVLIDMNKPSTVTRENILYKCNWSPFEGQTFGASVVHTLVNGNLVYSNGNIVEGNTGERLTFNR, encoded by the coding sequence ATGATAAAGAAAATAATTCGTAATGCTCAAATTGTAAATGAGGGTCGGTCATTTTATGGCGATGTTCTGGTGCAAAATGGTATTATAGAAAAAATTGACTCGTCCATTTCGTTACCTGAAGCAGCTACAGAGATAGATGCCGAAAATCTGGTGCTAATACCCGGTTGTATTGATGATCAGGTGCACTTTCGCGAACCGGGACTAACACATAAAGCAAACCTTTATACCGAATCGCGTGCTGCTGCTGCAGGAGGCATCACCTCTTTTATGGAAATGCCAAACACGCAACCGCCAGTATTTACACAGCAACTATTACAACAAAAATATGATCTGGCCTCAACCTCTTCGCTAGTCAATTATTCTTTTTTTATGGGCACATCAAATGATAATTTGGAAGAGCTGCTAAAAACGGATAAAAAAAATGTGTGCGGGATAAAAATATTTATGGGTTCGTCTACGGGTAATTTGTTGGTGGATAATGAAGATGTGCTTGAAAATATTTTTTCGAAAGTAGATATGCTTATTGCTACCCATTGCGAAGATGAGCATACCATTCGCAGTTGCACCGAAGAACTTAAACAAAAATATGGCGATGCTGCCGATGCCCGCATACACCCATTGGTACGTAATCACCAGGCCTGCTACCTAAGCAGCAGCCGAACAATTAACCTGGCCAAAAAACACAATACACGCCTCCACATACTGCATATAAGTACGAAAGAAGAAACAAGTCTTTTTGATAATACCATTCCTTTATCGCAAAAAAGAATTACTGCCGAAGCATGTATACATCACTTGTGGTTTAGTGATAAGGATTATGCAACAAAAAAGAATTTTATAAAATGGAACCCTTCTATAAAAACAGAAGAAGACCGCACTGCAATATGGCAAGCGTTGTTGGATAACCACATTGATGTACTTGCTACCGACCATGCCCCACATACGATTGACGAAAAAAATATGCCCTATTGGAATGCACCATCAGGCGGGCCGTTGGTGCAACATGCGCTGCCGGCCATGCTTCATTGCATGCAACAAGGTAAACTAACGCTGGGGCAAGTGGTTGAAAAGTTTTGTCATGCTCCTGCCCAATGCTTTCAAATTGAAAAACGCGGTTTTTTGCGCGAAGGATACTTTGCAGATATGGTATTGATAGACATGAATAAACCAAGTACCGTAACCAGGGAAAATATTTTATACAAATGCAACTGGTCGCCCTTTGAGGGTCAAACTTTTGGAGCATCGGTCGTGCACACCTTAGTCAATGGCAACCTGGTATACAGTAATGGTAACATAGTAGAAGGCAACACCGGTGAGCGCTTAACATTTAATCGTTAA
- a CDS encoding acyl transferase, with protein MELFHYQAKHVPVYAKYLSLLNKKPEQITSIDDIPFMPVQFFKTHQVLANGREAEITFESSSTSGTGVSKHGVADVRLYMDSFINCFTHFYGNPGDYCFLCLLPSYLERESSSLVYMCNELIKRSNHTASGFYLDNYKTLASVLKEMNSKGVNTILLGVTYALLDLAEQFPQTLENVIIMETGGMKGKRQELLREQVHRQLQQAFGCSTIHSEYGMTELLSQAYSSGLGKFKCPPWMHVLTYQLNDPFTKCKPEETGGIQIIDLANVYSCAFLQTQDIGKIHYDNTFEILGRLEYSDLRGCNLMIN; from the coding sequence ATGGAGCTATTCCATTATCAAGCGAAGCATGTTCCCGTGTATGCAAAATACCTTTCGCTATTAAATAAAAAGCCCGAACAAATTACATCCATTGATGATATACCATTTATGCCGGTACAATTTTTTAAAACACATCAGGTACTTGCAAATGGACGTGAGGCAGAAATCACTTTCGAAAGTTCGTCAACCTCCGGCACTGGTGTGAGCAAACATGGTGTGGCTGATGTAAGGTTATACATGGATTCCTTTATTAACTGCTTTACGCATTTTTATGGCAACCCTGGCGACTATTGTTTTCTATGCCTGCTTCCATCTTATTTGGAAAGAGAATCTTCGTCACTGGTGTATATGTGTAATGAATTAATAAAAAGAAGCAACCATACAGCAAGTGGCTTTTATCTTGATAATTATAAAACGCTGGCATCGGTTCTTAAGGAAATGAACAGCAAAGGAGTAAACACCATTTTGTTGGGTGTAACGTATGCCTTGCTCGACCTTGCCGAGCAGTTTCCACAAACATTAGAAAATGTGATTATAATGGAAACCGGAGGCATGAAAGGTAAACGGCAAGAACTCTTGCGCGAGCAAGTGCATCGGCAATTGCAACAAGCCTTTGGTTGCAGCACCATACATTCGGAATATGGCATGACCGAACTACTTAGTCAGGCATACTCGAGCGGCCTAGGCAAGTTTAAATGCCCGCCTTGGATGCACGTATTAACGTATCAACTGAATGATCCCTTTACTAAATGTAAGCCTGAAGAAACGGGTGGTATTCAAATTATTGATTTGGCTAATGTCTATTCATGCGCTTTTTTGCAAACGCAGGATATCGGAAAAATCCATTACGATAACACGTTTGAAATACTTGGACGACTAGAATACAGCGACTTACGAGGCTGCAACCTGATGATTAATTAA
- a CDS encoding (2Fe-2S) ferredoxin domain-containing protein — translation MKFEKHIFICANQREEGARKSCGNEHGMQLVQAFKASIKKHGIDYPIRTQRAGCLDACDTGPTIVVYPDGIYYANVQLDDVEEIVTNHLIKNEPVERLRLK, via the coding sequence ATGAAATTTGAAAAGCATATTTTTATTTGTGCCAACCAACGCGAAGAAGGCGCTCGCAAAAGTTGCGGCAATGAGCATGGAATGCAATTGGTGCAGGCATTTAAAGCTTCTATCAAGAAACATGGTATAGACTATCCTATACGTACACAAAGGGCCGGCTGCCTAGACGCTTGTGATACCGGACCAACCATTGTAGTATATCCCGATGGAATTTATTATGCCAATGTGCAACTAGACGATGTAGAAGAAATAGTAACCAACCATCTTATAAAAAATGAACCTGTTGAAAGACTGAGATTAAAATGA
- a CDS encoding T9SS type A sorting domain-containing protein: MKRSNINIAVIIGLSCLIFFSINLAQAQQITFAKMYPYIGSKEPYQFIELPDSSFVIIGIALDSAGYDFLLRVDKFGDLIWKKKYYYLPGFLAGIQLYQDTLLLATGMYYHQPPNSQHTFTLLNFNGDSIWTNTNSVKTNYVSRLIECSDGGYLTTSACDGTPNVHKFDSLLNMEWFNTVFCYLGIGSMQDFDGNFITYGAGFFDPDSNYYITKLDNFGNVLWERELGNSPVWDLDLYSVDGGCMLPDSNYLFCTNGNDWQLMKVNRYNGDTMWTKRYSFLIVPNGINHSSAHTLFAQYSNDRYITFRNRKLGMINANGDSLWSVNTGLDFGKQSLKPTHDGGIALLGLMYDANWELQITLIKFDSLGNTIFTNQIELPQQDEVSAFPNPANEYVTFALPTAMQSRQVTLTIYDGIGNQILKGTYTVGEAVDISHVPNGLYIATLSNNEIQRQVKFVVLKQ, encoded by the coding sequence ATGAAACGCTCAAATATTAATATTGCTGTAATAATAGGACTATCATGCCTAATTTTTTTTTCAATCAATTTAGCGCAAGCCCAACAAATTACATTTGCTAAAATGTATCCTTATATTGGTTCAAAAGAACCATACCAATTTATTGAGCTTCCAGACTCTAGTTTTGTAATTATTGGTATCGCATTAGATTCAGCTGGATATGACTTTTTACTTCGCGTTGATAAATTCGGAGACTTGATTTGGAAGAAGAAGTACTATTATTTACCAGGATTTTTAGCTGGAATTCAACTTTACCAAGATACATTACTCTTGGCAACTGGTATGTATTACCATCAACCTCCGAATAGTCAGCATACATTTACATTACTAAATTTTAATGGGGATTCAATTTGGACAAATACAAATTCGGTTAAAACAAATTATGTTAGTCGCCTAATCGAGTGCAGCGATGGTGGATATTTAACTACCTCTGCATGTGATGGCACTCCGAATGTACATAAGTTTGATTCGTTGTTAAATATGGAATGGTTTAATACAGTATTTTGTTATTTGGGTATTGGCTCCATGCAGGATTTTGATGGAAATTTTATTACCTATGGTGCTGGATTTTTCGATCCGGATAGTAATTACTATATCACCAAGCTCGATAATTTTGGAAATGTTCTTTGGGAACGTGAATTAGGCAATTCTCCTGTATGGGATCTGGATTTGTATTCGGTTGACGGTGGCTGCATGTTACCCGATAGCAATTATTTGTTTTGCACAAATGGGAACGATTGGCAGCTAATGAAAGTAAATAGATACAATGGTGATACTATGTGGACAAAGAGGTATTCATTTTTGATAGTACCAAATGGCATTAATCATAGCTCTGCACATACTTTATTTGCTCAATATTCAAATGATAGGTATATTACTTTTCGAAATAGAAAATTGGGAATGATTAATGCCAATGGTGATTCACTTTGGTCGGTAAATACTGGCTTAGACTTTGGAAAACAATCGCTCAAGCCAACTCATGATGGAGGAATAGCCTTGTTAGGTCTAATGTACGATGCGAATTGGGAATTGCAAATAACCTTAATAAAATTTGACTCCCTCGGCAACACCATTTTCACCAATCAAATAGAATTGCCACAGCAAGATGAGGTGAGTGCGTTTCCAAACCCTGCAAATGAGTATGTAACTTTTGCATTGCCAACTGCCATGCAAAGCAGGCAAGTAACCCTTACCATATACGATGGAATTGGCAATCAAATTCTAAAAGGCACTTATACTGTTGGAGAGGCTGTAGATATCAGTCATGTGCCAAATGGCCTTTATATTGCCACACTAAGCAATAACGAGATACAAAGGCAAGTGAAATTTGTGGTATTAAAACAGTGA